A genomic window from Coffea eugenioides isolate CCC68of unplaced genomic scaffold, Ceug_1.0 ScVebR1_1160;HRSCAF=1968, whole genome shotgun sequence includes:
- the LOC113754968 gene encoding uncharacterized FCP1 homology domain-containing protein C1271.03c-like: MIVHVTEKEIYIVDPLQNDTTFYDGIMHLLTHARIARKFMALEIAMSKLADPFNYASFLNDNKLGKETEVQGVQTERPLARITRAASRKASNSKLLILDLNGVILAKNSNDRYDFKFRPYTHEFLKFCFSCFNVAIWSSKQWHNVQRVIKNLPHFKWEFVWNQAHCTVVETKTKENPEKKIMFKDLRKVWKDFEQYGLSNTLLVDDSPYKSFLNPRYNAIFPESYAFSSEKDNYLDPKGEFAQHLKKLAEADNVEEFIKQNPFGQPPIIEESDEWTAAVREDKEVKVLGMKDLFKVQMFQWREALGEEVNGQ, translated from the exons ATGATCGTTCATGTCACGGAAAAAGAAATCTACATTGTTGATCCTCTGCAAAATGACACAACATTCTATGATGGAATAATGCATCTTCTG ACTCATGCTAGGATTGCTAGGAAGTTTATGGCCTTGGAGATTGCAATGAGTAAACTGGCAGACCCCTTCAATTATGCttcctttttgaatgacaataAATTGGGAAAGGAGACTGAAGTCCAAGGAG tgcaAACTGAAAGGCCACTTGCTAGGATAACTCGAGCTGCTTCTCGAAAGGCTTCAAATAGCAAACTCCTAATTCTGGACCTCAATGGGGTGATTCTAGCCAAGAATTCCAATGACAGATATGACTTTAAATTCAGGCCATATACccatgaatttttgaaattctGCTTCTCATGTTTTAATGTGGCAATTTGGTCATCAAAACAATG gCATAATGTTCAACGTGTAATAAAAAATCTGCCACATTTTAAATGGGAGTTTGTTTGG AATCAGGCTCACTGCACTGTAGTCGAAACCAAAACTAaagaaaatccagaaaaaaagaTTATGTTTAAGGACTTGAGGAAAGTTTGGAAAGATTTTGAGCAATATGGTCTGTCTAACACATTGTTAGTCGATGATTCTCCATATAAATCATTCCTTAATCCT AGATACAATGCCATCTTCCCCGAATCTTATGCGTTTTCAAGTGAAAAGGATAATTATCTGG ATCCTAAAGGAGAATTTGCTCAGCACTTGAAGAAATTGGCTGAAGCTGATAACGTAGAAGAATTCATCAAACAAAACCCATTTGGTCAACCGCCCATAATAGAAGAAAGTGACGAATG GACAGCGGCTGTGAGGGAAGATAAAGAAGTGAAGGTTCTGGGGATGAAGGACTTGTTCAAAGTTCAGATGTTTCAATGGAGAGAAGCTCTTGGAGAGGAAGTGAATGGGCAGTGA